One Labeo rohita strain BAU-BD-2019 unplaced genomic scaffold, IGBB_LRoh.1.0 scaffold_1088, whole genome shotgun sequence genomic region harbors:
- the LOC127157481 gene encoding interferon-inducible GTPase 5 codes for MAKFEGYCVTTQEILEDIKDSIATQDLSSAVHAIKESLKKQDLVELNIGVTGESGSGKSTFVNAFRGLGDEDEDSAKTGVVETTTEPEVYLHPKMKNVKVWDLPGIGTPNFKADEYLKLVRFQRYDFFIIIASDRFRECHTQLAKEITKMKKTFYFVRSKIDLSIDAERRKKNFDLKKTLNTIRENCEHGLRKIGIEDPVVFLISGWKLGKYDLNALQERMEKELPEHKRHVLMLALPNITLEINERKKKALEKNIKKVAILSACAAAVPLPGLSIAVDLAIIAAEIKRYCNTFGLDKQSLVKLCERYGKRIETVEDQIKSAWYKGICTGTIITILREVSFLATEETVESVVRFVPFLGSVVAGAMSFWAVSSTLKSALNDIAEDARNVLMFLVETEV; via the exons atggCTAAATTTGAAGGTTATTGTGTAACAACCCAGGAGATTTTGGAAGATATTAAAGATTCCATAGCTACTCAGGATCTCTCATCAGCGGTGCACGCAATCAAAGAATCCCTTAAAAAACAGGATCTTGTAGAGCTAAACATTGGTGTGACGGGAGAGTCTGGTTCTGGAAAGTCCACGTTTGTTAATGCATTCAGGGGTTTAGGAGATGAAGACGAGGACTCTGCTAAAACTGGTGTTGTGGAGACCACTACAGAGCCTGAGGTTTACctgcacccaaaaatgaaaaatgtaaaagtgtgGGATCTTCCTGGCATTGGAACACCAAACTTTAAAGCTGATGAGTACCTTAAACTGGTTCGGTTTCAGCGCTATGATTTTTTCATCATCATTGCTTCAGATCGGTTCAGAGAATGTCACACTCAACTGGCCAAAGAGATCACgaaaatgaagaaaacattttattttgttcgtTCCAAGATTGACTTGAGCATTGAtgctgaaagaagaaagaaaaactttgACCTGAAAAAGACACTGAATACCATCCGAGAGAACTGTGAACACG gTCTGAGAAAGATCGGTATAGAGGATCCTGTCGTGTTCCTGATCTCTGGCTGGAAGCTcggaaaatatgatttaaatgcTCTGCAGGAGAGGATGGAGAAAGAGCTTCCAGAGCATAAGAGACATGTGCTGATGTTGGCTTTGCCGAATATCACGCTGGAGATTAATGAGAGAAAGAAGAAAGCTCTAGAGAAGAACATTAAAAAGGTTGCCATCCTGTCTGCTTGTGCGGCTGCTGTTCCTCTTCCTGGTCTTTCAATCGCTGTGGATTTAGCCATTATAGCAGCTGAGATAAAGAGGTACTGCAACACCTTTGGTCTTGATAAGCAGTCTTTGGTGAAGCTCTGTGAAAGATATGGGAAGAGAATAGAGACTGTTGAGGATCAGATTAAGTCAGCTTGGTATAAAGGAATTTGCACAGGTACAATCATAACCATACTAAGAGAGGTATCCTTTCTGGCAACAGAAGAGACTGTTGAGTCTGTTGTTAGGTTTGTGCCCTTTTTAGGCTCTGTAGTGGCAGGAGCAATGTCCTTTTGGGCTGTGTCATCAACACTGAAGAGTGCTCTGAATGACATAGCAGAAGATGCCAGGAATGTGCTAATGTTTTTGGTGGAGACTGAAGTGTAA